The following proteins are encoded in a genomic region of Musa acuminata AAA Group cultivar baxijiao chromosome BXJ2-11, Cavendish_Baxijiao_AAA, whole genome shotgun sequence:
- the LOC135626945 gene encoding zinc finger CCCH domain-containing protein 53-like isoform X1, whose translation MDAYEATRIVFSRIQNLDPEHAPKIMGLLLLQEHGEKEMIRLAFGPESLLRSLVLKAWKELGLVPDPSSSAPCTPFGGGSSASPFLLRQNSASRLPARGLPSPLAVSSPSSWRSDSSSGCNGLNGSSDEFQNSDELMSPGNLRASPFYGVGGDGGDLIDEFHRSDQLSFLSDAAAAAAASDYSYPLSFASKHVGDVFQPDLECRSPSSNGDCTLFPYGVGSGVDGYYHRRSCSAADLGLGDPAAGFGWRPCLYFARGYCKNGTACRFLHGLPEEAVVAPSVVGGTKMDAVLEQQCQELLLRSKSQRIDGVSQLMASAFPYSQTGSVPPSPSLSSSNSLSFLLQQQQQNESQRATAVAAAAALMLGGDDTHKFVCRSRFERNDLMANPGSRQIYLTFPADSIFSEEDVSNYFSIYGPVHDVRIPYQQKRMFGFVTFVYPETVKLILAKGNPHFVCDSRVLVKPYKEKGKVPDKYRKQQQHAERGGDFSMCMSPTALDATEAYDLQQLGARRLYNGSSQELLLRRKLMEQQQQAAELQRAIELQGSRFMNLQLNLNKSGLSNSPAIAVTQSLSDVDRSSNTSSSSSSSHEGSPTEEKSLGAVLPEEKPNSSDGLLQQKADKEESAGEPNPKEDGDFQPSIEHNLPDSPFASPTKSSSMLDSFTASEDVATSYIVNNSSTKDYLLASTLLPTTLSLDMPSFSSCFFQMPSRFSGQGEIGM comes from the exons ATGGACGCCTACGAGGCGACGAGGATAGTGTTCTCCAGGATCCAGAACCTGGACCCGGAGCACGCCCCCAAGATCATGGGGTTGCTCCTGCTGCAGGAGCACGGCGAGAAGGAGATGATTCGCTTGGCCTTCGGCCCCGAGTCACTCCTGCGCTCCCTCGTCTTGAAAGCTTGGAAGGAACTCGGCCTCGTCCCGGACCCGAGCTCCTCTGCCCCCTGCACGCCATTCGGCGGCGGCAGTTCGGCTTCCCCCTTCCTCCTCCGCCAGAACTCCGCCTCCCGCCTTCCCGCAAGGGGGCTCCCGTCGCCGCTCGCTGTCTCCTCCCCGTCCTCATGGCGCTCCGACAGCAGTAGCGGCTGCAACGGTCTGAATGGGTCGTCGGACGAATTCCAGAACTCGGACGAGCTCATGAGCCCCGGTAATCTCAGAGCGTCACCCTTCTATGGCGTCGGTGGCGACGGTGGGGACCTAATTGATGAGTTTCATCGCTCGGACCAGCTTTCCTTCCTCagcgacgccgccgccgccgccgccgcctctgaTTACAGCTACCCCCTTTCTTTCGCCTCGAAGCACGTAGGCGACGTGTTTCAACCGGACCTCGAGTGTCGGAGCCCCAGCAGCAACGGCGATTGTACGCTCTTCCCTTACGGGGTGGGCTCGGGAGTCGACGGCTACTACCACCGTCGGAGCTGCTCCGCCGCGGACCTCGGCCTCGGTGATCCCGCTGCCGGGTTCGGATGGAGGCCGTGCCTCTACTTTGCTAGGGGCTACTGCAAGAATGGTACTGCGTGCCGGTTCCTCCATGGGCTCCCAGAGGAAGCTGTGGTCGCGCCCTCCGTGGTCGGCGGCACCAAGATGGATGCGGTGTTGGAGCAGCAGTGCCAGGAGCTGCTATTAAGGTCTAAGAGCCAGAGGATCGATGGCGTTTCACAGCTCATGGCCTCTGCGTTTCCATACTCCCAGACGGGCTCAGTGCCACCATCTCCGTCGTTGTCCTCCAGCAATTCCCTGAGCTTCTtgcttcagcagcagcagcaaaatgAGAGCCAAAG GGCTACAGctgtggcggcggcagcagcactgATGCTGGGGGGGGATGATACCCACAAGTTTGTCTGCAGATCAAGATTCGAAAGAAACGATTTGATGGCAAATCCTGGTTCGAGGCAGATCTACTTGACCTTCCCAGCTGACAGCATCTTCAGCGAGGAGGATGTCTCTAACTACTTTAG CATCTATGGGCCTGTGCACGACGTGAGGATCCCTTACCAGCAGAAGAGGATGTTTGGCTTCGTGACCTTCGTCTACCCGGAGACTGTGAAGCTGATCTTGGCTAAGGGCAACCCGCACTTCGTATGTGATTCCCGAGTTCTTGTCAAGCCCTACAAGGAGAAGGGAAAAGTCCCCGACAAGTACAG GAAACAGCAGCAGCATGCTGAGAGAGGAGGTGATTTCTCTATGTGCATGTCTCCCACAGCCTTGGACGCTACCGAAGCCTATGACCTTCAACAGCTTG GAGCAAGGAGGTTGTACAACGGCAGCAGTCAGGAACTACTGCTGAGAAGGAAGCTAATGGAGCAGCAGCAACAAGCAGCAGAACTGCAGCGAGCCATTGAGCTGCAAGGGAGTCGATTTATGAATCTCCAGCTCAATCTCAACAAAAGTGGCCTCTCCAACTCCCCCGCTATCGCAGTCACTCAATCACTTAGTGATGTTGATAGGAGCAGTAATACCAGCAGTAGTAGCAGCAGTAGCCATGAAGGATCACCAACAGAGG AAAAGAGCCTCGGTGCCGTGTTACCAGAAGAGAAGCCCAACAGTTCCGATGGGTTACTCCAGCAGAAGGCAGATAAGGAGGAATCTGCTGGTGAGCCGAACCCCAAAGAAGACGGTGATTTCCAACCAAG CATTGAGCATAACCTGCCTGATAGCCCATTTGCTTCCCCGACAAAATCCTCATCCATGCTCGACTCTTTCACTGCCAGTGAAGACGTGGCTACTTCATACATTGTGAACAACAGCAGCACCAAGGACTACTTACTTGCCTCCACATTGCTGCCCACCACTTTGTCTCTAGACATGCCTTCCTTCAGCTCATGCTTCTTCCAGATGCCAAG CAGGTTCTCTGGTCAAGGAGAAATTGGAATGTAG
- the LOC135626945 gene encoding zinc finger CCCH domain-containing protein 53-like isoform X3, protein MDAYEATRIVFSRIQNLDPEHAPKIMGLLLLQEHGEKEMIRLAFGPESLLRSLVLKAWKELGLVPDPSSSAPCTPFGGGSSASPFLLRQNSASRLPARGLPSPLAVSSPSSWRSDSSSGCNGLNGSSDEFQNSDELMSPGNLRASPFYGVGGDGGDLIDEFHRSDQLSFLSDAAAAAAASDYSYPLSFASKHVGDVFQPDLECRSPSSNGDCTLFPYGVGSGVDGYYHRRSCSAADLGLGDPAAGFGWRPCLYFARGYCKNGTACRFLHGLPEEAVVAPSVVGGTKMDAVLEQQCQELLLRSKSQRIDGVSQLMASAFPYSQTGSVPPSPSLSSSNSLSFLLQQQQQNESQRATAVAAAAALMLGGDDTHKFVCRSRFERNDLMANPGSRQIYLTFPADSIFSEEDVSNYFSIYGPVHDVRIPYQQKRMFGFVTFVYPETVKLILAKGNPHFVCDSRVLVKPYKEKGKVPDKKQQQHAERGGDFSMCMSPTALDATEAYDLQQLGARRLYNGSSQELLLRRKLMEQQQQAAELQRAIELQGSRFMNLQLNLNKSGLSNSPAIAVTQSLSDVDRSSNTSSSSSSSHEGSPTEEKSLGAVLPEEKPNSSDGLLQQKADKEESAGEPNPKEDGDFQPSIEHNLPDSPFASPTKSSSMLDSFTASEDVATSYIVNNSSTKDYLLASTLLPTTLSLDMPSFSSCFFQMPSRFSGQGEIGM, encoded by the exons ATGGACGCCTACGAGGCGACGAGGATAGTGTTCTCCAGGATCCAGAACCTGGACCCGGAGCACGCCCCCAAGATCATGGGGTTGCTCCTGCTGCAGGAGCACGGCGAGAAGGAGATGATTCGCTTGGCCTTCGGCCCCGAGTCACTCCTGCGCTCCCTCGTCTTGAAAGCTTGGAAGGAACTCGGCCTCGTCCCGGACCCGAGCTCCTCTGCCCCCTGCACGCCATTCGGCGGCGGCAGTTCGGCTTCCCCCTTCCTCCTCCGCCAGAACTCCGCCTCCCGCCTTCCCGCAAGGGGGCTCCCGTCGCCGCTCGCTGTCTCCTCCCCGTCCTCATGGCGCTCCGACAGCAGTAGCGGCTGCAACGGTCTGAATGGGTCGTCGGACGAATTCCAGAACTCGGACGAGCTCATGAGCCCCGGTAATCTCAGAGCGTCACCCTTCTATGGCGTCGGTGGCGACGGTGGGGACCTAATTGATGAGTTTCATCGCTCGGACCAGCTTTCCTTCCTCagcgacgccgccgccgccgccgccgcctctgaTTACAGCTACCCCCTTTCTTTCGCCTCGAAGCACGTAGGCGACGTGTTTCAACCGGACCTCGAGTGTCGGAGCCCCAGCAGCAACGGCGATTGTACGCTCTTCCCTTACGGGGTGGGCTCGGGAGTCGACGGCTACTACCACCGTCGGAGCTGCTCCGCCGCGGACCTCGGCCTCGGTGATCCCGCTGCCGGGTTCGGATGGAGGCCGTGCCTCTACTTTGCTAGGGGCTACTGCAAGAATGGTACTGCGTGCCGGTTCCTCCATGGGCTCCCAGAGGAAGCTGTGGTCGCGCCCTCCGTGGTCGGCGGCACCAAGATGGATGCGGTGTTGGAGCAGCAGTGCCAGGAGCTGCTATTAAGGTCTAAGAGCCAGAGGATCGATGGCGTTTCACAGCTCATGGCCTCTGCGTTTCCATACTCCCAGACGGGCTCAGTGCCACCATCTCCGTCGTTGTCCTCCAGCAATTCCCTGAGCTTCTtgcttcagcagcagcagcaaaatgAGAGCCAAAG GGCTACAGctgtggcggcggcagcagcactgATGCTGGGGGGGGATGATACCCACAAGTTTGTCTGCAGATCAAGATTCGAAAGAAACGATTTGATGGCAAATCCTGGTTCGAGGCAGATCTACTTGACCTTCCCAGCTGACAGCATCTTCAGCGAGGAGGATGTCTCTAACTACTTTAG CATCTATGGGCCTGTGCACGACGTGAGGATCCCTTACCAGCAGAAGAGGATGTTTGGCTTCGTGACCTTCGTCTACCCGGAGACTGTGAAGCTGATCTTGGCTAAGGGCAACCCGCACTTCGTATGTGATTCCCGAGTTCTTGTCAAGCCCTACAAGGAGAAGGGAAAAGTCCCCGACAA GAAACAGCAGCAGCATGCTGAGAGAGGAGGTGATTTCTCTATGTGCATGTCTCCCACAGCCTTGGACGCTACCGAAGCCTATGACCTTCAACAGCTTG GAGCAAGGAGGTTGTACAACGGCAGCAGTCAGGAACTACTGCTGAGAAGGAAGCTAATGGAGCAGCAGCAACAAGCAGCAGAACTGCAGCGAGCCATTGAGCTGCAAGGGAGTCGATTTATGAATCTCCAGCTCAATCTCAACAAAAGTGGCCTCTCCAACTCCCCCGCTATCGCAGTCACTCAATCACTTAGTGATGTTGATAGGAGCAGTAATACCAGCAGTAGTAGCAGCAGTAGCCATGAAGGATCACCAACAGAGG AAAAGAGCCTCGGTGCCGTGTTACCAGAAGAGAAGCCCAACAGTTCCGATGGGTTACTCCAGCAGAAGGCAGATAAGGAGGAATCTGCTGGTGAGCCGAACCCCAAAGAAGACGGTGATTTCCAACCAAG CATTGAGCATAACCTGCCTGATAGCCCATTTGCTTCCCCGACAAAATCCTCATCCATGCTCGACTCTTTCACTGCCAGTGAAGACGTGGCTACTTCATACATTGTGAACAACAGCAGCACCAAGGACTACTTACTTGCCTCCACATTGCTGCCCACCACTTTGTCTCTAGACATGCCTTCCTTCAGCTCATGCTTCTTCCAGATGCCAAG CAGGTTCTCTGGTCAAGGAGAAATTGGAATGTAG
- the LOC135626945 gene encoding zinc finger CCCH domain-containing protein 53-like isoform X2 — MDAYEATRIVFSRIQNLDPEHAPKIMGLLLLQEHGEKEMIRLAFGPESLLRSLVLKAWKELGLVPDPSSSAPCTPFGGGSSASPFLLRQNSASRLPARGLPSPLAVSSPSSWRSDSSSGCNGLNGSSDEFQNSDELMSPGNLRASPFYGVGGDGGDLIDEFHRSDQLSFLSDAAAAAAASDYSYPLSFASKHVGDVFQPDLECRSPSSNGDCTLFPYGVGSGVDGYYHRRSCSAADLGLGDPAAGFGWRPCLYFARGYCKNGTACRFLHGLPEEAVVAPSVVGGTKMDAVLEQQCQELLLRSKSQRIDGVSQLMASAFPYSQTGSVPPSPSLSSSNSLSFLLQQQQQNESQRATAVAAAAALMLGGDDTHKFVCRSRFERNDLMANPGSRQIYLTFPADSIFSEEDVSNYFSIYGPVHDVRIPYQQKRMFGFVTFVYPETVKLILAKGNPHFVCDSRVLVKPYKEKGKVPDKYRKQQQHAERGGDFSMCMSPTALDATEAYDLQQLGARRLYNGSSQELLLRRKLMEQQQQAAELQRAIELQGSRFMNLQLNLNKSGLSNSPAIAVTQSLSDVDRSSNTSSSSSSSHEGSPTEEKSLGAVLPEEKPNSSDGLLQQKADKEESAGEPNPKEDGDFQPSIEHNLPDSPFASPTKSSSMLDSFTASEDVATSYIVNNSSTKDYLLASTLLPTTLSLDMPSFSSCFFQMPRFSGQGEIGM, encoded by the exons ATGGACGCCTACGAGGCGACGAGGATAGTGTTCTCCAGGATCCAGAACCTGGACCCGGAGCACGCCCCCAAGATCATGGGGTTGCTCCTGCTGCAGGAGCACGGCGAGAAGGAGATGATTCGCTTGGCCTTCGGCCCCGAGTCACTCCTGCGCTCCCTCGTCTTGAAAGCTTGGAAGGAACTCGGCCTCGTCCCGGACCCGAGCTCCTCTGCCCCCTGCACGCCATTCGGCGGCGGCAGTTCGGCTTCCCCCTTCCTCCTCCGCCAGAACTCCGCCTCCCGCCTTCCCGCAAGGGGGCTCCCGTCGCCGCTCGCTGTCTCCTCCCCGTCCTCATGGCGCTCCGACAGCAGTAGCGGCTGCAACGGTCTGAATGGGTCGTCGGACGAATTCCAGAACTCGGACGAGCTCATGAGCCCCGGTAATCTCAGAGCGTCACCCTTCTATGGCGTCGGTGGCGACGGTGGGGACCTAATTGATGAGTTTCATCGCTCGGACCAGCTTTCCTTCCTCagcgacgccgccgccgccgccgccgcctctgaTTACAGCTACCCCCTTTCTTTCGCCTCGAAGCACGTAGGCGACGTGTTTCAACCGGACCTCGAGTGTCGGAGCCCCAGCAGCAACGGCGATTGTACGCTCTTCCCTTACGGGGTGGGCTCGGGAGTCGACGGCTACTACCACCGTCGGAGCTGCTCCGCCGCGGACCTCGGCCTCGGTGATCCCGCTGCCGGGTTCGGATGGAGGCCGTGCCTCTACTTTGCTAGGGGCTACTGCAAGAATGGTACTGCGTGCCGGTTCCTCCATGGGCTCCCAGAGGAAGCTGTGGTCGCGCCCTCCGTGGTCGGCGGCACCAAGATGGATGCGGTGTTGGAGCAGCAGTGCCAGGAGCTGCTATTAAGGTCTAAGAGCCAGAGGATCGATGGCGTTTCACAGCTCATGGCCTCTGCGTTTCCATACTCCCAGACGGGCTCAGTGCCACCATCTCCGTCGTTGTCCTCCAGCAATTCCCTGAGCTTCTtgcttcagcagcagcagcaaaatgAGAGCCAAAG GGCTACAGctgtggcggcggcagcagcactgATGCTGGGGGGGGATGATACCCACAAGTTTGTCTGCAGATCAAGATTCGAAAGAAACGATTTGATGGCAAATCCTGGTTCGAGGCAGATCTACTTGACCTTCCCAGCTGACAGCATCTTCAGCGAGGAGGATGTCTCTAACTACTTTAG CATCTATGGGCCTGTGCACGACGTGAGGATCCCTTACCAGCAGAAGAGGATGTTTGGCTTCGTGACCTTCGTCTACCCGGAGACTGTGAAGCTGATCTTGGCTAAGGGCAACCCGCACTTCGTATGTGATTCCCGAGTTCTTGTCAAGCCCTACAAGGAGAAGGGAAAAGTCCCCGACAAGTACAG GAAACAGCAGCAGCATGCTGAGAGAGGAGGTGATTTCTCTATGTGCATGTCTCCCACAGCCTTGGACGCTACCGAAGCCTATGACCTTCAACAGCTTG GAGCAAGGAGGTTGTACAACGGCAGCAGTCAGGAACTACTGCTGAGAAGGAAGCTAATGGAGCAGCAGCAACAAGCAGCAGAACTGCAGCGAGCCATTGAGCTGCAAGGGAGTCGATTTATGAATCTCCAGCTCAATCTCAACAAAAGTGGCCTCTCCAACTCCCCCGCTATCGCAGTCACTCAATCACTTAGTGATGTTGATAGGAGCAGTAATACCAGCAGTAGTAGCAGCAGTAGCCATGAAGGATCACCAACAGAGG AAAAGAGCCTCGGTGCCGTGTTACCAGAAGAGAAGCCCAACAGTTCCGATGGGTTACTCCAGCAGAAGGCAGATAAGGAGGAATCTGCTGGTGAGCCGAACCCCAAAGAAGACGGTGATTTCCAACCAAG CATTGAGCATAACCTGCCTGATAGCCCATTTGCTTCCCCGACAAAATCCTCATCCATGCTCGACTCTTTCACTGCCAGTGAAGACGTGGCTACTTCATACATTGTGAACAACAGCAGCACCAAGGACTACTTACTTGCCTCCACATTGCTGCCCACCACTTTGTCTCTAGACATGCCTTCCTTCAGCTCATGCTTCTTCCAGATGCCAAG GTTCTCTGGTCAAGGAGAAATTGGAATGTAG